The Corvus moneduloides isolate bCorMon1 chromosome 18, bCorMon1.pri, whole genome shotgun sequence genome window below encodes:
- the PLBD2 gene encoding putative phospholipase B-like 2: MAAPRALLVAALLSPLLSAVPAGAAPSPVPRNVSVLLEPGSERLRVLPGRHPAAVAWASLDDRIPHVGWAFLEVTTNASYNDSLQAYAAGLAEAAVTEQLMYMHWMNTMVGYCGPFKYESEYCQKLRNYLEANLAWMEEQMAKGQDLEYWHQVRLALLQLKGLEDSYNGHLDFPRDRITLAPFGFLLLQLGGDLEDLESALNRSSPQRVLGSGSCSALVKLLPGHRDLLVAHDTWTSYQAMLRIIKKYTLPFRASAGGKSQIPGSVQVFSSYPGTIFSVDDFYILSSGLVALETTIGNNNPALWKYLDPRGSVLEWLRNIVANRLARSGPEWAAVFRRFNSGTYNNQWMVVDYNAFTPGRASPASGVLTVLEQIPGLVVVADQTELLYQQGYWASYNVPYFEEIFNASGNLELVRKYGDWFTYDKNPRAQIFRRNQTLVHDLDSMIRLMRSNNYLQDPLSWCRGCDPPQNAENAISARSDLNPSNGTYPFPALRQRCHGGIDMKVTSSAMVPTFGLVAVSGPAWDDVPPFRWSASPCSSLLHMGHPDLWTFPPVKVHWD; this comes from the exons ATGGCGGCCCCGCGGGCGCTGCTGGTGGCCGCGCTCCTGTCCCCGCTCCTCTCCGCCGTCCCGGCCGGCGCAGCCCCGTCCCCGGTGCCCCGGAATGTCTCCGTGCTGCTGGAGCCCGGCTCCGAGAGGCTGCGCGTCCTCCCCGGCCGCCACCCCGCCGCCGTCGCCTGGGCCAGCCTGGATGACCGCATCCCGCACGTCGG CTGGGCCTTCCTGGAGGTGACCACCAATGCCTCGTACAATGACAGCCTGCAGGCCTACGCCGCCGGGCTCGCCGAGGCTGCCGTCACCGAGCAG CTGATGTACATGCACTGGATGAACACCATGGTGGGCTACTGCGGCCCATTCAAGTATGAGAGCGAGTACTGCCAGAAGCTGCGGAACTACCTGGAGGCCAATCTGGCCTGGATGGAGGAGCAGATGGCAAAGGGGCAGGACCTCGAGTACTGGCACCAG gtgcgcctggccttgctgcagctgaaagggCTGGAGGACAGCTACAATGGGCACCTGGACTTCCCCAGGGACAGGATCACTCTGGCACCCTTTGGCTTCCT gctgctgcagttGGGGGGTGACCTGGAGGACCTGGAGTCTGCCCTGAACCGCTCCTCCCCGCAGCGTGTCCTGGGCTCGGGCTCCTGCTCGGCCCTCGTGAAGCTGCTGCCGGGCCACCGGGATCTGCTGGTGGCCCACGACACCTGGACCTCCTACCAGGCCATGCTGCGCATCATCAAGAAGTACACGCTGCCCTTCCGCGCCTCGGCCGGCG GCAAGTCTCAGATCCCTGGGAGCGTCCAGGTGTTCTCCTCCTACCCTGGCACCATCTTCTCCGTGGATGACTTCTACATCCTCAGCAGTGGGTTG GTAGCACTGGAGACCACCATTGGGAACAACAACCCGGCCCTCTGGAAGTACCTGGACCCCCGGGGCAGCGTCCTGGAGTGGCTGAGGAACATCGTGGCCAACAGGCTGGCCCGCAGCGGGCCCGAGTGGGCCGCGGTCTTCCGACGCTTCAACAGCGGCAC GTACAACAACCAGTGGATGGTGGTGGACTACAATGCCTTCACACCAGGCAGAGCGAGCCCAGCATCGGGTGTGCTGACAGTGCTGGAGCAGATCCC GGGCCTGGTGGTGGTGGCCGATCAGACAGAGCTGCTGTACCAGCAGGGCTACTGGGCCAGCTACAACGTGCC GTACTTTGAGGAGATCTTCAACGCCAGCGGGAACCTGGAGCTGGTGAGGAAATACGGGGACTGGTTCACCTACGACAAGAACCCGCGTGCCCAGATCTTCCGCCGGAACCAGACGCTGGTCCACGACCTTGACTCCATGATCCGCCTGATGCG GTCCAACAACTACCTGCAGGACCCGCTGTCGTGGTGCAGGGGCTGTGACCCCCCCCAGAATGCTGAGAATGCCATCTCCGCCCGCTCCGACCTCAACCCTTCCAACGGCACCtaccccttccctgccctgcgCCAGCGCTGCCACGGCGGCATCGACATGAAG GTCACCTCCTCGGCCATGGTCCCCACCTTCGGGCTGGTGGCGGTCAGCGGCCCCGCCTGGGACGACGTGCCCCCCTTCCGCTGGAGCGCgtccccctgcagctccctgctccacatGGGCCACCCCGACCTCTGGACCTTCCCCCCAGTCAAGGTCCACTGGGACTGA
- the SDSL gene encoding serine dehydratase-like, producing MAAQPVGGQKPFHVVSPVLESLPLSKAVGTKVFMKLENVQPSGSFKIRGIGHLCQDAARKGCRHFVCSSGGNAGLAAAYAARKLGLPITVVVPSSSGPTPVCKLEELGATVEVYGKVWDDANRRAQELVKTEGWVSIHPFDHPLVWEGHASLVRELKDSLEAKPGAIVMAVGGGGLLAGVVAGLHQVGWQDVPIIAAETQGAHSFHEALKAGHLVTLPDITSVAKCLGAKTVSARALECAQECQVISQVVQDTEAVRAVEQFLDDERMLVQPACGAALAVLYSGRLQRLQSEGRLRTPLASVVVVVCGGSNIHSAQLRALKSQLGME from the exons ATGGCAGCCCAGCCAGTCGGGGGCCAGAAGCCCTTTCACGTCGTCTCGCCCGTTCTGGAGAGCCTGCCCCTCTCCAAGGCCGTGGGCACCAAGGTCTTCATGAAGCTGGAAAACGTCCAGCCCTCGGGCTCCTTCAAGATCCGGGGCATCGGGCACCTCTGCCAGGAT GCTGCCAGGAAGGGCTGCCGCCACTTCGTCTGCTCCTCAG GGGGAAACGCGGGGCTGGCAGCAGCGTACGCAGCCaggaagctggggctgcccatcACCGTGGTGGTCCCCAGCAGCAGCGGCCCCACCCCCGTGTGCAAACTGGAGGAACTGGGGGCGACAGTCGAGGTCTACGGCAAG GTGTGGGATGATGCCAACAGGAGAGCCCAGGAGCTGGTTAAGACAGAGGGCTGGGTCAGCATCCACCCCTTCGACCACCCCTTGGTGTG GGAGGGTCACGCCAGCCTGGTCCGGGAGCTGAAGGACTCTCTGGAGGCCAAACCAGGTGCCATCGTGATGGCGGTGGGCGGCGGGGGGCTGCTGGCCGGTGTCGTGGCCGGCCTGCACCAGGTGGGCTGGCAGGATGTTCCCATCATCGCCGCTGAGACCCAGGGAGCTCACAGCTTCCACGAGGCGCTCAAAGCCGGCCACCTCGTCACCCTGCCCGACATCACCAG CGTGGCCAAGTGCCTGGGAGCCAAGACGGTGTCGGCGCGGGCGCTGGAGTGTGCCCAGGAGTGCCAGGTGATCTCGCAGGTGGTGCAGGACACGGAGGCCGTGCGGGCTGTGGAGCAGTTCCTGG ACGACGAGCGGATGCTGGTGCAGCCAGCGTGCGGGGCCGCCCTGGCCGTGCTCTACTCGGGGCGGCTGCAGCGGCTGCAGAGCGAGGGGCGGCTGCGGACCCCGCTGGCTTCCGTGGTGGTCGTGGTGTGCGGCGGCAGCAACATCCACTCGGCCCAGCTGCGGGCCCTGAAGAGCCAGCTGGGGATGGAGTGA